Proteins found in one Crassostrea angulata isolate pt1a10 chromosome 3, ASM2561291v2, whole genome shotgun sequence genomic segment:
- the LOC128178947 gene encoding barrier-to-autointegration factor-like, translating into MIIIFEIRHFSNSDSIKTAFIPIQMSATCKHDYFVRLTMGDNPVTVLPGIGRGNQKALRKEGYYKACQVFGRFLILDMSETKFKEWLVNVCGADTKSQTACYDGLKEWYNRNFNKSFV; encoded by the exons ATGATCATCATTTTCGAAATTCGGCATTTTAGCAATTCGGACAGCATCAAGACAGCTTTCATTCCTATACAG ATGTCGGCAACATGTAAGCATGACTACTTTGTGCGGTTAACAATGGGAGACAATCCAGTAACAGTTCTACCAGGGATTGGGCGTGGAAACCAGAAAGCACTGAGGAAGGAGGGCTATTATAAG gCTTGCCAAGTCTTTGGGAGGTTTTTAATCCTAGACATGTCTGAGACGAAATTCAAAGAATGGCTTGTGAATGTTTGTGGAGCAGACACCAAAAGTCAAACTGCCTGTTATGATGGTCTTAAAGAGTGGTACAACCGAAACTTTAATAAGTCTTTTGTATGA